In a single window of the Pongo abelii isolate AG06213 chromosome 1, NHGRI_mPonAbe1-v2.0_pri, whole genome shotgun sequence genome:
- the DEGS1 gene encoding sphingolipid delta(4)-desaturase DES1 isoform X1, with product MLGIAWNALQTLPNFILLVILLAKYPEIKSLMKPDPNLIWIIIMMVLTQLAAFYIVKDLDWKWVIFGAYAFGSCINHSMTLGIHEIAHNAAFGNCKAMWNRWFGMFANLPIGIPYSVSFKRYHMDHHRYLGADGVDVDIPTDFEGWFFCTAFRKFIWVILQPLFYAFRPLFINPKPITYLEVINTVAQVTFDILIYYFLGIKSLVYMLAASLLGLGLHPISGHFIAEHYMFLKGHETYSYYGPLNLLTFNVGYHNEHHDFPNIPGKSLPLVRKIAAEYYDNLPHYNSWIKVLYDFVMDDTISPYSRMKRHQKGEMVLE from the exons ATGCTAGGGATTGCGTGGAATGCTTTACAGACATTACCCAATTTCATCCTCTTGGTAATTCTACTAG CAAAGTATCCAGAGATAAAGTCCTTGATGAAACCTGATCCCAATTTGATATGGATTATAATTATGATGGTTCTCACCCAGTTGGCTGCATTTTACATAGTAAAAGACTTGGACTGGAAATGGGTCATATTTGGGGCCTATGCGTTTGGCAGTTGCATTAACCACTCAATGACTCTGGGTATTCATGAGATTGCCCACAATGCTGCCTTTGGCAactgcaaagcaatgtggaatcgCTGGTTTGGAATGTTTGCTAATCTTCCTATTGGGATTCCATATTCAGTTTCCTTTAAGAGGTATCACATGGATCATCATCGGTACCTTGGAGCTGATGGCGTCGATGTAGATATTCCTACCGATTTTGAGGGCTGGTTCTTCTGTACCGCTTTCAGAAAGTTTATATGGGTTATTCTTCAGCCTCTCTTTTATGCCTTTCGACCTCTGTTCATCAACCCCAAACCAATTACTTATCTGGAAGTTATCAATACCGTGGCCCAGGTcacttttgacattttaatttattactttttggGAATTAAATCCTTAGTCTACATGTTGGCAGCATCTTTACTTGGCCTGGGTTTGCACCCaatttctggacattttatagcTGAGCATTACATGTTCTTAAAGGGTCATGAAACTTACTCATATTATGGGCCTCTGAATTTACTTACCTTCAATGTGGGTTATCATAATGAACATCATGACTTCCCCAACATTCCTGGAAAAAGTCTTCCACTG gtGAGGAAAATAGCAGCTGAATACTATGACAACCTTCCTCACTACAATTCCTGGATAAAAGTACTGTATGATTTTGTGATGGATGATACAATAAGTCCCTACTCAAGAATGAAGAGGCACCAAAAAGGAGAGATGGTGCTGGAGTAA
- the DEGS1 gene encoding sphingolipid delta(4)-desaturase DES1 (The RefSeq protein has 1 substitution compared to this genomic sequence), whose product MGNRVSREDFEWVYTDQPHADRRREILAKYPEIKSLMKPDPNLIWIIIMMVLTQLAAFYIVKDLDWKWVIFGAYAFGSCINHSMTLGIHEIAHNAAFGNCKAMWNRWFGMFANLPIGIPYSVSFKSYHMDHHRYLGADGVDVDIPTDFEGWFFCTAFRKFIWVILQPLFYAFRPLFINPKPITYLEVINTVAQVTFDILIYYFLGIKSLVYMLAASLLGLGLHPISGHFIAEHYMFLKGHETYSYYGPLNLLTFNVGYHNEHHDFPNIPGKSLPLVRKIAAEYYDNLPHYNSWIKVLYDFVMDDTISPYSRMKRHQKGEMVLE is encoded by the exons ATGGGGAACCGCGTCTCGCGGGAAGACTTCGAGTGGGTCTACACCGACCAGCCCCACGCCGACCGGCGCCGGGAGATCCTGG CAAAGTATCCAGAGATAAAGTCCTTGATGAAACCTGATCCCAATTTGATATGGATTATAATTATGATGGTTCTCACCCAGTTGGCTGCATTTTACATAGTAAAAGACTTGGACTGGAAATGGGTCATATTTGGGGCCTATGCGTTTGGCAGTTGCATTAACCACTCAATGACTCTGGGTATTCATGAGATTGCCCACAATGCTGCCTTTGGCAactgcaaagcaatgtggaatcgCTGGTTTGGAATGTTTGCTAATCTTCCTATTGGGATTCCATATTCAGTTTCCTTTAAGAGGTATCACATGGATCATCATCGGTACCTTGGAGCTGATGGCGTCGATGTAGATATTCCTACCGATTTTGAGGGCTGGTTCTTCTGTACCGCTTTCAGAAAGTTTATATGGGTTATTCTTCAGCCTCTCTTTTATGCCTTTCGACCTCTGTTCATCAACCCCAAACCAATTACTTATCTGGAAGTTATCAATACCGTGGCCCAGGTcacttttgacattttaatttattactttttggGAATTAAATCCTTAGTCTACATGTTGGCAGCATCTTTACTTGGCCTGGGTTTGCACCCaatttctggacattttatagcTGAGCATTACATGTTCTTAAAGGGTCATGAAACTTACTCATATTATGGGCCTCTGAATTTACTTACCTTCAATGTGGGTTATCATAATGAACATCATGACTTCCCCAACATTCCTGGAAAAAGTCTTCCACTG gtGAGGAAAATAGCAGCTGAATACTATGACAACCTTCCTCACTACAATTCCTGGATAAAAGTACTGTATGATTTTGTGATGGATGATACAATAAGTCCCTACTCAAGAATGAAGAGGCACCAAAAAGGAGAGATGGTGCTGGAGTAA
- the DEGS1 gene encoding sphingolipid delta(4)-desaturase DES1 isoform X2: MGNRVSREDFEWVYTDQPHADRRREILAKYPEIKSLMKPDPNLIWIIIMMVLTQLAAFYIVKDLDWKWVIFGAYAFGSCINHSMTLGIHEIAHNAAFGNCKAMWNRWFGMFANLPIGIPYSVSFKRYHMDHHRYLGADGVDVDIPTDFEGWFFCTAFRKFIWVILQPLFYAFRPLFINPKPITYLEVINTVAQVTFDILIYYFLGIKSLVYMLAASLLGLGLHPISGHFIAEHYMFLKGHETYSYYGPLNLLTFNVGYHNEHHDFPNIPGKSLPLIWGFLDGCSGSHLEYQHFERPR, translated from the exons ATGGGGAACCGCGTCTCGCGGGAAGACTTCGAGTGGGTCTACACCGACCAGCCCCACGCCGACCGGCGCCGGGAGATCCTGG CAAAGTATCCAGAGATAAAGTCCTTGATGAAACCTGATCCCAATTTGATATGGATTATAATTATGATGGTTCTCACCCAGTTGGCTGCATTTTACATAGTAAAAGACTTGGACTGGAAATGGGTCATATTTGGGGCCTATGCGTTTGGCAGTTGCATTAACCACTCAATGACTCTGGGTATTCATGAGATTGCCCACAATGCTGCCTTTGGCAactgcaaagcaatgtggaatcgCTGGTTTGGAATGTTTGCTAATCTTCCTATTGGGATTCCATATTCAGTTTCCTTTAAGAGGTATCACATGGATCATCATCGGTACCTTGGAGCTGATGGCGTCGATGTAGATATTCCTACCGATTTTGAGGGCTGGTTCTTCTGTACCGCTTTCAGAAAGTTTATATGGGTTATTCTTCAGCCTCTCTTTTATGCCTTTCGACCTCTGTTCATCAACCCCAAACCAATTACTTATCTGGAAGTTATCAATACCGTGGCCCAGGTcacttttgacattttaatttattactttttggGAATTAAATCCTTAGTCTACATGTTGGCAGCATCTTTACTTGGCCTGGGTTTGCACCCaatttctggacattttatagcTGAGCATTACATGTTCTTAAAGGGTCATGAAACTTACTCATATTATGGGCCTCTGAATTTACTTACCTTCAATGTGGGTTATCATAATGAACATCATGACTTCCCCAACATTCCTGGAAAAAGTCTTCCACTG atatggggtttcctggatgggtgcagtggctcacacctggaataccagcactttgagaggcctag gtGA